From the genome of Procambarus clarkii isolate CNS0578487 chromosome 83, FALCON_Pclarkii_2.0, whole genome shotgun sequence, one region includes:
- the LOC138358370 gene encoding S-antigen protein-like: protein MRGAEGNEVKQEMRGDAASDKDTNTPGDKDTNTAGDKDTNTPGDKDTNTPGDKDTNTPGDKDTNAPGDKDTNTAGDKDTNTAGDKDTNTAGDKDTNTPGDKDTNTPGDKDTNTPGDKDTNTPGDKDTNTAGDKDTNTAGDKDTNTAGDKDTNTPGDKDTNTPGDKDTNTAGDKDTNTAGDKDTNTAGDKDTNTPGDKDTNTPGDKDTNTPGDKDTNTPGDKDTNTAGDKDTNTPGDKDTNTPGDKDTNTPGDKDTNTPGDKDTNTAGDKDTNAPGDKDTNTAGDKDTNTPGDKDTNTPGDKDTNTPGDKDTNTPGDKDTNTPGDKDTNAPGDKDTNTPGDKDTNTPGDKDTNTAGDKDTNTAGDKDTNTAGDKDTNTAGDKDTNTAGDKDTNTPGDKDTNTPGDKDTNTPGDKDTNTAGDKDTNTPGDKDTNTPGDKDTNTAGDKDTNTAGDKDTNTPGDKDTNAPGDKDTNTPGDKDTNTPGDKDTNTAGDKDTNTAGDKDTNTAGDKDTNTAGDKDTNTPGDKDTNTPGDKDTNTPGDKDTNTPGDKDTNTPGDKDTNTPGDKDTNTAGDKDTNTPGDKDTNTPGDKDTNTPGDKDTNTAGDKDTNTAGDKDTNTPGDKDTALVTYETR from the exons ATGAGGGGTGCCGAGGGTAATGAAGTGAAGCAAGAGATGAGAGGAGACGCAG CTAGTGAcaaggacactaatacacctggtGACAAGGACACTAATACAGCTGGTGAcaaggacactaatacacctggtgacaaggacactaatacacctggtgacaaggacactaatacacctggtGACAAGGACACTAATGCACCTGGTGACAAGGACACTAATACAGCTGGTGACAAGGACACTAATACAGCTGGTGACAAGGACACTAATACAGCTGGTGAcaaggacactaatacacctggtgacaaggacactaatacacctggtgacaaggacactaatacacctggtgacaaggacactaatacacctggtGACAAGGACACTAATACAGCTGGTGACAAGGACACTAATACAGCTGGTGACAAGGACACTAATACAGCTGGTGAcaaggacactaatacacctggtgacaaggacactaatacacctggtGACAAGGACACTAATACAGCTGGTGACAAGGACACTAATACAGCTGGTGACAAGGACACTAATACAGCTGGTGAcaaggacactaatacacctggtgacaaggacactaatacacctggtgacaaggacactaatacacctggtgacaaggacactaatacacctggtGACAAGGACACTAATACAGCTGGTGAcaaggacactaatacacctggtgacaaggacactaatacacctggtgacaaggacactaatacacctggtgacaaggacactaatacacctggtGACAAGGACACTAATACAGCTGGTGACAAGGACACTAATGCACCTGGTGACAAGGACACTAATACAGCTGGTGAcaaggacactaatacacctggtgacaaggacactaatacacctggtgacaaggacactaatacacctggtgacaaggacactaatacacctggtgacaaggacactaatacacctggtGACAAGGACACTAATGCACCTGGTGAcaaggacactaatacacctggtgacaaggacactaatacacctggtGACAAGGACACTAATACAGCTGGTGACAAGGACACTAATACAGCTGGTGACAAGGACACTAATACAGCTGGTGACAAGGACACTAATACAGCTGGTGACAAGGACACTAATACAGCTGGTGAcaaggacactaatacacctggtgacaaggacactaatacacctggtgacaaggacactaatacacctggtGACAAGGACACTAATACAGCTGGTGAcaaggacactaatacacctggtgacaaggacactaatacacctggtGACAAGGACACTAATACAGCTGGTGACAAGGACACTAATACAGCTGGTGAcaaggacactaatacacctggtGACAAGGACACTAATGCACCTGGTGAcaaggacactaatacacctggtgacaaggacactaatacacctggtGACAAGGACACTAATACAGCTGGTGACAAGGACACTAATACAGCTGGTGACAAGGACACTAATACAGCTGGTGACAAGGACACTAATACAGCTGGTGAcaaggacactaatacacctggtgacaaggacactaatacacctggtgacaaggacactaatacacctggtgacaaggacactaatacacctggtgacaaggacactaatacacctggtgacaaggacactaatacacctggtGACAAGGACACTAATACAGCTGGTGAcaaggacactaatacacctggtgacaaggacactaatacacctggtgacaaggacactaatacacctggtGACAAGGACACTAATACAGCTGGTGACAAGGACACTAATACAGCTGGTGAcaaggacactaatacacctggcGACAAGGACACTGCTCTTGTCACTTACGAAACACGATGA